In Arthrobacter burdickii, one DNA window encodes the following:
- a CDS encoding ABC transporter ATP-binding protein → MSTQVIGGIGDTGADRSSSQGPVLEVRNLSVDFGVDKKWVPAAIDLNYEVKAGEVLAIVGESGSGKSASSMSLLGLLPSNSRVTGEVLLNGKSVLTMSPAKLRQIRGNDVAVIFQEPMTALNPVYTVGFQIVETLRLHNEISPDEAKQRALRLLQLVELPDPDKAFRSYPHQLSGGQRQRAMIAQSLSCDPKLLIADEPTTALDVTVQAEILDLMRNLRNQLNSAIVLITHDMGVVADLADRIAVMRKGRIVETGTAEQIFNNPQHEYTRELLAAVPHLGQGDGNDDVDITAALAAATHTELQTVDRDELERREQEVLAQLAEDQAVAHPAAEAVLELVDVAIEYPKQGRVPAFRAVEGANLTVYPGQVIGLVGESGSGKTTIGRAAVGLLPVAEGSLKVVGTDISGFRPTAKELVKVRRHVGMVFQDPSSSLNPRLPIGESIGEPMFLAGEAKGGELQKRIESLLDQVELPRSYRNRYPHELSGGQKQRVGIARALSLKPKLMVADEPTSALDVSVQAKVLELFQNLQRELGFACLFVTHDLAVVDVLADYICVMKRGRIVEQGTRDQILRSPQDPYTQRLLAAVPLPDPEKQRERRELRAKLLASTD, encoded by the coding sequence ATGAGTACTCAGGTCATCGGCGGCATCGGAGACACCGGCGCGGACCGATCGTCATCCCAGGGGCCCGTCCTCGAGGTGCGGAACCTCAGTGTCGACTTCGGCGTCGACAAGAAGTGGGTGCCGGCGGCCATCGACCTCAACTACGAGGTGAAGGCCGGCGAGGTGCTCGCCATCGTGGGGGAGTCCGGCTCCGGCAAGAGTGCCAGCTCCATGTCCCTGCTCGGACTGCTGCCCTCCAACAGCCGTGTCACGGGTGAGGTGCTGCTCAACGGCAAATCCGTCCTGACGATGTCGCCTGCCAAGCTGCGCCAGATTCGCGGCAACGACGTCGCGGTCATCTTCCAGGAGCCCATGACGGCACTGAACCCCGTCTACACGGTGGGTTTCCAGATCGTGGAGACGCTGCGCCTGCACAACGAGATCTCGCCCGACGAGGCGAAGCAGCGTGCCCTCCGCCTGCTGCAGCTGGTGGAGCTGCCCGATCCGGACAAGGCCTTCCGGTCCTACCCCCACCAGCTCTCCGGCGGCCAGCGCCAGCGTGCGATGATCGCCCAGTCACTGTCCTGCGATCCCAAGCTCCTGATCGCCGACGAGCCCACCACGGCCCTCGACGTCACCGTGCAGGCCGAGATCCTGGATTTGATGCGCAACCTGCGGAACCAGCTCAACAGCGCGATCGTCCTGATCACGCACGACATGGGCGTGGTGGCGGACCTCGCCGACCGGATCGCCGTCATGCGCAAGGGGCGCATCGTGGAGACCGGCACCGCCGAGCAGATCTTCAACAACCCGCAGCACGAGTACACCCGGGAGCTGCTCGCCGCCGTTCCCCACCTGGGGCAGGGGGACGGGAACGACGACGTCGACATCACCGCTGCGCTGGCGGCGGCGACGCACACTGAACTGCAGACGGTGGACCGCGACGAGCTGGAGCGACGCGAGCAGGAGGTGCTGGCCCAGCTCGCCGAGGACCAGGCGGTGGCGCACCCGGCCGCCGAGGCGGTGCTCGAGCTCGTCGACGTCGCCATCGAGTACCCCAAGCAGGGCAGGGTCCCCGCGTTCCGCGCCGTCGAGGGAGCCAACCTCACCGTCTACCCGGGCCAGGTCATCGGGCTCGTCGGGGAGTCCGGCTCGGGCAAGACGACGATCGGCCGGGCCGCGGTCGGGCTGCTGCCGGTCGCGGAGGGTTCGCTGAAGGTCGTCGGCACCGACATCTCGGGCTTCCGGCCCACCGCGAAGGAACTCGTCAAGGTGCGGCGCCACGTCGGCATGGTGTTCCAGGATCCGTCGTCGTCGCTGAATCCCCGGCTCCCGATCGGTGAGAGCATCGGGGAGCCGATGTTCCTCGCCGGCGAGGCCAAGGGCGGTGAGCTGCAGAAGCGCATCGAGAGCCTCCTCGACCAGGTCGAGCTCCCGCGCTCCTACCGCAACCGGTATCCGCACGAACTGTCCGGCGGGCAGAAGCAGCGCGTGGGTATCGCACGCGCGCTGTCGCTCAAGCCGAAGCTGATGGTAGCGGACGAGCCGACGTCGGCCCTGGACGTGTCCGTGCAGGCGAAGGTCCTGGAGCTATTCCAGAACCTGCAGCGCGAACTCGGGTTCGCGTGCCTCTTCGTCACCCACGACCTCGCCGTCGTCGACGTGCTCGCCGACTACATCTGTGTGATGAAGCGCGGCCGGATCGTGGAGCAGGGCACACGCGACCAGATCCTGCGCAGCCCCCAGGACCCCTACACCCAGCGGCTGCTCGCGGCCGTACCGCTGCCGGATCCGGAGAAGCAGCGCGAACGCCGCGAACTGAGGGCCAAGCTCCTGGCCTCGACCGACTAG
- a CDS encoding ABC transporter permease, with product MTTQSPSDFPNRSTSTVTGPVHADETPDADATPAAGPPPVTDQEAKGLSQGQIVRRKFFDNTAAIISLVVFAIIFLLAFTSVGFAGIPGWWKYNHTEFLPLLGGGAPTITSPFSWGDHPFGQDSIGRDYFAMTMRGTQNSIIIMFIIGLLAGLVGVVIGACSGYFRGWPEAVLMRFTDIVIIIPVVLAAATLGQAVNRYVGSGAQIWLLGLFLGLVLWTGLARLVRGEFLTLREREFVDAAKIAGASNRRIIFKHILPNAVGVIIVNTTLLMSSAILLETALSYIGFGVKAPDVSLGLIISQNQEAFQTRPWLFWFPGLFIVLICLCINFIGDGLRDAFDPRQKKFNAGRAKDAEKPAAA from the coding sequence ATGACGACGCAGAGTCCCTCGGACTTCCCGAACCGTTCGACGTCGACCGTCACGGGGCCGGTGCACGCCGATGAGACGCCCGATGCGGATGCCACGCCCGCCGCGGGTCCGCCGCCGGTTACGGACCAGGAAGCCAAGGGCCTTTCCCAGGGCCAGATCGTCCGCCGGAAGTTCTTCGACAACACGGCCGCGATCATCAGCCTCGTCGTGTTCGCCATCATCTTCCTCCTGGCGTTCACCTCCGTGGGCTTCGCCGGCATACCGGGCTGGTGGAAGTACAACCACACGGAGTTCCTGCCCCTGCTCGGCGGCGGGGCGCCGACCATCACCAGTCCGTTCAGCTGGGGCGACCACCCCTTCGGCCAGGACTCGATCGGGCGCGACTACTTCGCCATGACGATGCGCGGGACGCAGAACTCGATCATCATCATGTTCATCATCGGGCTGCTCGCCGGCCTGGTCGGCGTCGTGATCGGTGCCTGCTCGGGGTACTTCCGCGGCTGGCCCGAAGCGGTGCTGATGCGCTTCACGGACATCGTCATCATCATCCCCGTGGTGCTCGCCGCCGCGACGCTCGGCCAGGCGGTCAACCGCTACGTCGGCTCGGGGGCCCAGATCTGGCTCCTCGGTCTGTTCCTCGGGCTCGTGCTGTGGACCGGTCTGGCACGGCTCGTCCGCGGTGAGTTCCTGACGCTTCGCGAACGCGAGTTCGTCGACGCGGCCAAGATCGCAGGAGCATCCAACAGGCGGATCATCTTCAAGCACATCCTGCCCAACGCGGTCGGCGTCATCATCGTGAACACCACGCTGCTCATGTCCTCGGCCATCCTGCTGGAGACGGCGCTGAGCTACATCGGCTTCGGGGTGAAGGCGCCGGACGTGTCCCTGGGCCTGATCATCAGCCAGAACCAGGAAGCCTTCCAGACGCGCCCGTGGCTGTTCTGGTTCCCCGGCCTGTTCATCGTGCTCATCTGCCTGTGCATCAACTTTATCGGCGACGGGCTGCGCGACGCCTTCGACCCGCGGCAGAAGAAGTTCAATGCCGGCCGGGCCAAGGACGCAGAGAAGCCCGCAGCCGCGTGA
- a CDS encoding ABC transporter permease, whose amino-acid sequence MAWYIVRRFLQLIPVFLGATLLVYFLVFSLPGDATAAICGERGCTPAVVAGLREQYNLDQPFWIQYLLYLKGVVTFDLGTNFSGRPIATIIAEVFPTTAKLAIMALVIEAVFGILFGLIAGLRKGKLFDSSVLVLSLIVIAVPIFVLGFLMQFLIGVKLQWTNPTVSGDATFTELLLPAVVLGLVSFAYVLRLTRTSIIENVNADYVRTATAKGLSRKRVVVVHVLRNSLIPVVTFLGADLGALMGGAIVTEGIFNVNGVGNTLYRAVLNGDGPMVVSIVTFLILIFCLANLLVDLLYAWLDPRIRYA is encoded by the coding sequence ATGGCCTGGTACATCGTCCGACGCTTCCTGCAGCTGATCCCCGTCTTCCTCGGCGCGACGCTGCTGGTGTACTTCCTGGTCTTCAGCCTTCCCGGCGACGCCACCGCCGCCATCTGCGGCGAGCGCGGCTGCACCCCTGCCGTCGTCGCCGGACTGCGGGAGCAGTACAACCTCGACCAGCCCTTCTGGATCCAGTACCTGCTGTACCTGAAGGGTGTGGTGACGTTCGACCTCGGCACCAACTTCTCCGGCCGGCCCATCGCGACCATCATCGCCGAGGTCTTCCCGACCACGGCGAAGCTCGCCATCATGGCCCTGGTCATCGAAGCCGTCTTCGGCATCCTCTTCGGCCTCATCGCGGGCCTGCGCAAGGGAAAGCTGTTCGACTCCTCGGTCCTCGTCCTGTCCCTGATCGTGATCGCCGTGCCCATCTTCGTGCTCGGCTTCCTGATGCAGTTCCTCATCGGCGTCAAGCTGCAGTGGACCAACCCGACCGTGAGCGGCGATGCGACGTTCACCGAACTCCTGCTGCCGGCCGTGGTCCTCGGACTGGTGTCCTTCGCCTACGTCCTGCGCCTGACCCGCACCAGCATCATCGAGAACGTGAATGCCGACTACGTGCGGACGGCGACGGCCAAGGGCCTCAGCCGCAAGCGGGTCGTCGTCGTGCACGTCCTGCGAAACTCCCTGATCCCTGTCGTGACCTTCCTCGGCGCCGACCTCGGCGCCCTCATGGGCGGCGCGATCGTCACCGAGGGGATCTTCAACGTCAACGGCGTCGGCAACACGCTCTACCGCGCCGTGCTGAACGGTGACGGACCGATGGTCGTCTCGATCGTCACGTTCCTGATCCTCATCTTCTGCCTCGCGAACCTGCTGGTGGATCTCCTGTACGCGTGGCTGGACCCAAGGATTCGATATGCCTGA
- a CDS encoding PH domain-containing protein, protein MGRSIDVAGATVFKPRTSAWFTGIAVLVAGGGLVSVVATEGPAGLLAGWPLLGIAYVGWWLFWYPAVVFAEDSVTLRNPLATVRVPWAALIDVDTKYALKLVTPSGSFTAWAAPAPGVWGTHAGKPEHVTNLPSTSYGPGGSIRPGDLKNTDSGYAAYLVRSRWQDLVESGAVDVDQPAPVRRTWNWRHLAAAALLVAAAAVSLNLAP, encoded by the coding sequence ATGGGACGCTCGATCGATGTGGCCGGAGCCACCGTTTTCAAGCCGCGCACGAGTGCATGGTTCACGGGCATCGCCGTACTCGTGGCCGGAGGTGGCCTGGTGTCCGTCGTCGCGACCGAGGGTCCGGCCGGCCTGCTGGCAGGATGGCCGCTTCTCGGCATCGCGTACGTCGGATGGTGGCTGTTCTGGTACCCGGCGGTGGTGTTCGCCGAGGACTCCGTCACCCTCCGCAATCCCCTGGCCACCGTCCGCGTACCCTGGGCCGCGCTGATCGACGTCGACACCAAGTACGCGCTCAAGCTGGTGACGCCGTCGGGCTCCTTCACGGCCTGGGCGGCGCCCGCTCCCGGAGTCTGGGGAACCCACGCGGGCAAGCCCGAGCACGTGACGAACCTGCCCTCCACGAGCTACGGCCCCGGCGGGTCGATCCGTCCGGGGGACCTCAAGAACACCGATTCGGGCTACGCCGCCTACCTGGTCCGCTCCCGCTGGCAGGACCTGGTGGAGAGCGGCGCCGTCGACGTCGACCAGCCGGCGCCCGTGCGCCGCACGTGGAACTGGCGGCACCTCGCCGCGGCCGCCCTGCTGGTCGCAGCGGCTGCCGTCTCGCTGAACCTGGCACCCTAG
- a CDS encoding ABC transporter permease, translating into MPEPTSPSTSPTSRPASTAAPAARTKTSPYPIEHFVADPDETPIRATDSAVSDVAPRSLWGEAWRSLRKQPLFLISSILILGVIFVALFPGVFTHEPPNENCLLANSDGGPTAGHPLGFTVQGCDILSRVVHGTRSSLTVGLFATLGVVLIGGLIGALAGFFGGWVDAILARVGDIFFALPLILGAIVVVQLPVFQQNRNVWTLVVILVAFGWPQIARITRAAVIEVRNADFVTAARSLGVSPLGALVKHVIPNALAPVIVIATISLGTFIVAESTLSFLGIGLPPDVMSWGNDIFSAKPSLRSNPMAIFWPGLALSITVLSFIMLGDALRDALDPKARKR; encoded by the coding sequence ATGCCTGAACCAACATCACCATCCACCTCTCCGACATCGCGCCCGGCGTCCACGGCGGCTCCGGCCGCGCGCACCAAGACGTCCCCCTATCCGATCGAGCACTTCGTCGCCGACCCCGACGAGACGCCGATCCGCGCGACCGACAGCGCCGTGTCCGACGTCGCGCCCCGCAGCCTCTGGGGCGAGGCCTGGCGCAGCCTGCGGAAGCAACCGCTGTTCCTCATCAGTTCGATCCTGATCCTCGGGGTCATCTTCGTGGCGCTGTTCCCCGGGGTCTTCACGCACGAACCGCCGAACGAGAACTGCCTGCTCGCGAACTCCGACGGCGGACCGACCGCCGGCCACCCGCTCGGCTTCACCGTGCAGGGCTGCGACATCCTGTCCCGCGTGGTCCACGGCACGCGGTCCTCGCTCACCGTCGGCCTGTTCGCGACGCTCGGCGTGGTCCTGATCGGCGGCCTGATCGGCGCGCTGGCCGGGTTCTTCGGCGGCTGGGTCGACGCCATCCTCGCCCGCGTGGGTGACATCTTCTTCGCCCTGCCGCTCATCCTCGGCGCGATCGTCGTCGTGCAGCTCCCCGTGTTCCAGCAGAACCGCAACGTCTGGACGCTCGTCGTCATCCTCGTGGCGTTCGGCTGGCCGCAGATCGCCCGCATCACGCGGGCGGCGGTCATCGAGGTGCGCAACGCGGACTTCGTCACGGCCGCCCGGTCGCTCGGGGTCTCGCCCCTGGGCGCCCTCGTCAAGCACGTCATCCCGAACGCGCTCGCACCGGTCATCGTCATCGCGACGATCTCGCTGGGCACGTTCATCGTGGCGGAGTCCACGCTGTCCTTCCTCGGCATCGGGCTGCCGCCGGACGTCATGTCCTGGGGCAATGACATCTTCTCGGCGAAGCCGTCGCTGCGCAGCAACCCGATGGCCATCTTCTGGCCGGGCCTCGCACTGTCGATCACCGTTCTGAGCTTCATCATGCTGGGCGATGCCCTGCGTGACGCTCTCGATCCGAAGGCACGCAAACGATGA
- a CDS encoding peptide ABC transporter substrate-binding protein, whose amino-acid sequence MRFTRTSQMLSVAAIAVLSLSACGGGSTESSTGGGTTDAVIVVDGSEPQNPLIPTSTNEVGGGAILDLIFAGLVSYDADGKPQNEMAESIETEDAQNYTITLKEGKTFTNGDPVTASSFVDAWNYGAAAKNAQLSSYFFESIEGYDEASAEGSTVETMSGLSVVDDRTFTVKLAQPESDWPLRLGYSAFFPLPAAALEDPAAFGENPIGNGPYKFASEGAWQHNQQIELVPNEEYEGPQAAQNAGVTFKIYQNDTTAYQDLISDNLDVLKTIPTSDIKNFKNDLGERSIESPYAGNQTIAVPYYLPNWDGEAGKLRRQALSMAINRDEITEVIFNGGREPAKDFTAPVLDGYSADLPGSENLEYNPDEAKKLWADAEKISPYDESQPLTIGYNADKGDHKTWVEAVVNNIKNNLGIEVEGKPYATFKEARTEATEETLTGALRAGWQADYPSLYNFLGPIYATGAGSNDARYSNPDFDQELTDGLAASSVEEGNEAMNKAQEQLLEDLPAIPLWYQVAQGGWSNNVDNVEFGWNGVPLYYAITGK is encoded by the coding sequence ATGCGTTTCACGCGCACTTCCCAAATGCTCAGCGTCGCGGCCATCGCCGTCCTGTCGCTGAGTGCATGCGGCGGCGGAAGCACTGAATCCAGCACGGGCGGTGGCACCACCGATGCCGTCATCGTGGTGGACGGATCCGAGCCCCAGAACCCGCTGATCCCCACCAGCACCAACGAGGTGGGCGGCGGAGCGATCCTCGACCTCATCTTCGCGGGCCTCGTCAGCTACGACGCCGACGGCAAGCCCCAGAACGAGATGGCAGAGTCCATCGAGACCGAGGACGCCCAGAACTACACGATCACGCTCAAGGAAGGGAAGACCTTCACCAACGGTGACCCCGTCACCGCGAGCTCCTTCGTGGACGCCTGGAACTACGGCGCCGCCGCGAAGAACGCGCAGCTCTCGAGCTACTTCTTCGAAAGCATCGAAGGCTACGACGAGGCCAGCGCCGAGGGCTCCACCGTGGAGACCATGAGCGGCCTCTCCGTCGTCGACGACCGGACGTTCACCGTCAAGCTGGCGCAGCCCGAGTCCGACTGGCCGCTGCGCCTGGGGTACAGCGCGTTCTTCCCGCTGCCCGCCGCGGCACTCGAGGACCCTGCAGCCTTCGGCGAGAACCCGATCGGCAACGGACCCTACAAGTTCGCCTCCGAGGGCGCCTGGCAGCACAACCAGCAGATCGAACTCGTTCCGAACGAGGAGTACGAAGGCCCGCAGGCCGCCCAGAACGCCGGCGTGACGTTCAAGATCTACCAGAACGACACGACGGCGTACCAGGACCTGATCTCGGACAACCTCGACGTCCTGAAGACGATCCCGACCAGCGACATCAAGAACTTCAAGAACGACCTCGGCGAGCGCTCCATCGAGTCGCCCTACGCGGGCAACCAGACCATCGCCGTGCCGTACTACCTCCCGAACTGGGACGGCGAGGCCGGCAAGCTGCGGCGCCAGGCGCTGTCGATGGCGATCAACCGTGACGAGATCACCGAGGTCATCTTCAACGGCGGTCGTGAACCTGCGAAGGACTTCACCGCTCCCGTCCTCGACGGCTACAGCGCGGATCTGCCGGGCAGCGAGAACCTCGAGTACAACCCGGACGAGGCCAAGAAGCTCTGGGCCGACGCCGAGAAGATCTCGCCCTACGACGAGTCGCAGCCCCTGACCATCGGCTACAACGCCGACAAGGGCGACCACAAGACGTGGGTCGAGGCCGTGGTGAACAACATCAAGAACAACCTCGGTATCGAGGTCGAGGGCAAGCCGTACGCGACCTTCAAGGAAGCGCGCACGGAAGCCACGGAGGAGACCCTCACGGGCGCCCTGCGTGCCGGCTGGCAGGCCGACTACCCGTCGCTGTACAACTTCCTCGGACCCATCTACGCCACCGGCGCCGGGTCCAACGATGCCCGCTACAGCAACCCGGACTTCGACCAGGAGCTGACCGACGGACTCGCCGCCAGCTCTGTCGAGGAGGGCAACGAGGCCATGAACAAGGCCCAGGAGCAGCTCCTGGAGGACCTCCCGGCCATCCCGCTGTGGTACCAGGTCGCCCAGGGCGGCTGGAGCAACAACGTGGACAACGTCGAGTTCGGCTGGAACGGTGTTCCGCTCTACTACGCCATCACCGGCAAGTAA
- a CDS encoding LTA synthase family protein, protein MSGRILHATRRVGVVLGHVLVYVLIWAGLVLLTAAAGIRFYWGTISVSQMLMNLVSVETDGGGGSVVWIGILGIGVVPVLITVGIAVGQHYRRRARRRREEVRPARRSGGNDLRRARHRGGEDSRSGRRQWILRTVSTTLVAAVVIGGATAFSTTVGMGDYIRAANSDYDLGDHYVEPTVTSDADKRNLVLIFLESGEATLEDEQLFEKDAFAPLKEVTGAADGWQSVEDFQQYEGGGWTMAGLVGTQCGVPLKGADTATGSSAPSNDLGGGADTYLGGLTCLGDVLDEHGYTSAFLGGANASFAAKDVFLETHGYSEEKDLSDWRAAGEQERSFRSDWGLSDERLMANARDEIDRLHAEAEATGEPFNLSMLTLDTHEPVHVYDYCDVDTQNVVTSVYSCSMTQVAGFVDYMKDQGYLEDTAVVITGDHVKHMSAGDAFHEQLDHHENRTVFNRIWVPGGDTRGGLRPGLDQLNLYPTILEAAGLTLQDHAAGLGVSAFAPEVPAGSAQGMDPDAYSELLNSLSPLFYAKAWAGRDSAP, encoded by the coding sequence ATGTCTGGCCGGATTCTTCACGCGACCCGACGGGTCGGCGTGGTCCTGGGGCACGTCCTGGTCTACGTTCTGATCTGGGCGGGGCTCGTCCTGCTCACCGCCGCCGCGGGCATCCGCTTCTACTGGGGCACGATCTCCGTCAGCCAGATGCTCATGAACCTCGTCTCCGTGGAGACCGACGGCGGGGGCGGATCCGTCGTCTGGATCGGCATCCTGGGTATCGGTGTCGTGCCCGTGCTCATCACCGTCGGGATCGCCGTGGGGCAGCACTACCGGCGCCGCGCACGCCGCCGCAGGGAGGAGGTGCGCCCTGCGCGCCGCTCCGGCGGAAACGATCTGCGCCGCGCGCGCCACCGCGGGGGCGAGGATTCCCGCTCGGGTCGCCGGCAGTGGATCCTGCGCACCGTCTCCACCACCCTGGTGGCCGCGGTGGTCATCGGCGGGGCCACGGCCTTCTCCACCACGGTGGGCATGGGGGACTACATCAGGGCGGCGAACTCGGACTACGACCTCGGCGACCACTACGTGGAACCGACCGTGACCAGCGACGCGGACAAGCGCAACCTGGTGCTGATCTTCCTCGAGTCCGGCGAGGCCACCCTCGAGGACGAGCAGCTGTTCGAGAAGGACGCGTTCGCCCCGCTCAAGGAGGTCACCGGTGCCGCCGACGGCTGGCAGAGCGTGGAGGACTTCCAGCAGTACGAGGGAGGGGGCTGGACCATGGCCGGCCTCGTCGGGACGCAGTGCGGCGTCCCGCTGAAGGGTGCTGACACCGCCACGGGCAGCAGCGCCCCCTCGAACGACCTCGGCGGCGGCGCCGACACCTACCTGGGCGGGCTGACCTGCCTCGGCGACGTCCTCGATGAGCACGGCTACACCAGCGCCTTTTTGGGCGGCGCCAACGCCTCCTTCGCCGCCAAGGACGTCTTTTTGGAGACCCACGGCTACTCCGAGGAGAAGGACCTCTCCGACTGGCGTGCCGCCGGGGAGCAGGAGAGGAGCTTCCGTAGCGACTGGGGCCTGAGCGATGAGCGCCTGATGGCGAACGCCCGCGACGAGATCGACCGGCTGCACGCCGAGGCGGAGGCCACCGGCGAGCCGTTCAACTTGTCCATGCTGACGCTGGACACCCACGAGCCCGTGCACGTCTACGACTACTGCGATGTGGACACCCAGAACGTGGTCACCTCCGTGTACTCCTGCTCCATGACCCAGGTGGCCGGCTTCGTGGACTACATGAAGGACCAGGGCTACCTCGAGGACACCGCCGTCGTGATCACCGGCGACCACGTCAAACACATGAGTGCCGGTGACGCGTTCCACGAGCAGCTGGACCACCACGAGAACCGCACCGTCTTCAACCGCATCTGGGTTCCCGGTGGGGACACGCGCGGCGGGCTGCGTCCAGGCCTGGACCAGCTGAACCTGTACCCCACGATCCTCGAGGCCGCCGGCCTGACCCTGCAGGACCATGCGGCCGGGCTGGGCGTGTCCGCCTTCGCCCCCGAGGTCCCTGCCGGCTCGGCCCAGGGGATGGACCCGGATGCCTACAGCGAGCTGCTCAACTCGCTGTCCCCGTTGTTCTACGCCAAGGCATGGGCCGGCCGGGACTCCGCCCCGTAG
- a CDS encoding ABC transporter ATP-binding protein produces the protein MGTHQGGRRAAPTAAGAPTPSGSPQPLLELRNLAITFTTSNGDVPAVRNAHLTVMPGETVAIVGESGSGKSTTALAAIGLLPANGRVSEGSIIFDGEDITHASEKRIVELRGSSIGMVPQDPMSNLNPVWKIGFQVRETLRANGLPSGPADVAKVLSEAGLPDAGSRANQYPHEFSGGMRQRALIAIGLSCRPRLLIADEPTSALDVTVQRQILDHLDTMTEELGTAVLLITHDLGLAAERAHKVIVMYKGQVVEAGPALELLTNPRHPYTQKLVASAPSIASRRIESAKRAGIVTDDLLAPAAPKNAALDRVIEVEDLTKVFKIRGSWGKSTDFTAVDKVSFSIARGTTTAVVGESGSGKSTVAKMVLGLEGATSGSIRFDGVDITTLGRKEMFDFRRRVQPIFQDPYGSLDPMYNIYRTIEEPLRVHGVGTAKSREKKVRELLDQVALPSAMMQRFPNELSGGQRQRVAIARALALDPEVVICDEAVSALDVLVQAQILNLLADLQSELGLSYLFITHDLAVVRQIADSVAVMQKGRLVEQGTTDEVFDNPQTAYTQALLAAIPGAGLVLPPEVA, from the coding sequence ATGGGCACCCACCAGGGCGGCCGCCGCGCCGCCCCCACCGCCGCAGGGGCTCCGACGCCGTCGGGCAGCCCCCAGCCGCTGCTCGAACTCCGGAACCTCGCGATCACGTTCACGACGTCGAACGGGGACGTCCCGGCGGTGCGCAATGCGCACCTGACCGTGATGCCCGGCGAGACCGTCGCGATCGTGGGGGAGTCGGGCTCGGGGAAGTCGACGACGGCACTCGCCGCCATCGGCCTCCTGCCCGCCAACGGGCGCGTCTCCGAGGGCAGCATCATCTTCGACGGCGAGGACATCACGCACGCGTCGGAGAAGCGCATCGTCGAACTCCGCGGATCGTCGATCGGCATGGTCCCGCAGGACCCAATGTCCAACCTCAACCCGGTGTGGAAGATCGGGTTCCAGGTCCGGGAGACCCTCCGGGCGAACGGACTGCCCAGCGGTCCCGCGGACGTCGCGAAGGTGCTCTCGGAAGCGGGACTGCCCGACGCCGGGTCGCGGGCCAACCAGTACCCGCACGAGTTCTCGGGCGGCATGCGCCAGCGTGCCCTGATCGCGATCGGCCTGTCCTGCCGGCCCCGCCTGCTCATCGCCGATGAGCCGACGTCGGCCCTGGACGTGACCGTGCAGCGACAGATCCTGGACCACCTGGACACCATGACCGAGGAGCTCGGCACCGCCGTGCTGCTCATCACGCACGACCTCGGCCTCGCCGCCGAACGAGCGCACAAGGTGATCGTCATGTACAAGGGGCAGGTCGTCGAGGCCGGTCCGGCGCTCGAGCTGCTGACCAACCCGCGCCACCCGTACACGCAGAAGCTCGTGGCCTCCGCGCCGTCGATCGCGTCGCGCCGCATCGAGTCGGCCAAGAGGGCCGGCATCGTGACCGACGACCTGCTGGCTCCCGCTGCGCCCAAGAACGCGGCGCTGGACAGGGTGATCGAGGTCGAGGACCTGACGAAGGTCTTCAAGATCCGCGGCAGCTGGGGCAAGTCCACGGACTTCACCGCCGTGGACAAGGTCTCCTTCTCGATCGCGCGCGGCACCACCACCGCCGTCGTCGGCGAGTCCGGCTCGGGCAAGTCGACGGTGGCGAAGATGGTCCTCGGGCTGGAGGGGGCGACGTCGGGCAGCATCCGCTTCGACGGCGTGGACATCACCACGCTCGGACGGAAGGAGATGTTCGACTTCCGGCGGCGCGTGCAGCCGATCTTCCAGGACCCCTACGGTTCGCTCGACCCGATGTACAACATCTACCGGACCATCGAGGAGCCGCTCCGTGTCCATGGGGTCGGAACCGCGAAGAGCCGCGAGAAGAAGGTGCGCGAGCTGCTCGACCAGGTGGCGCTGCCCTCCGCGATGATGCAGCGCTTCCCCAACGAGCTCTCCGGCGGGCAGCGCCAGCGCGTGGCGATCGCCCGCGCCCTGGCACTCGATCCGGAGGTGGTCATCTGCGACGAGGCCGTCTCGGCCCTCGACGTGCTGGTCCAGGCGCAGATCCTGAACCTGCTCGCCGACCTGCAGTCGGAGCTCGGCCTCAGCTACCTCTTCATCACGCACGACCTCGCCGTGGTCCGGCAGATCGCCGATTCCGTCGCCGTCATGCAGAAGGGCAGGCTCGTGGAGCAGGGGACCACCGACGAGGTGTTCGACAACCCGCAGACCGCCTACACCCAGGCACTGCTCGCCGCCATCCCGGGCGCCGGACTCGTCCTGCCCCCCGAGGTCGCATAG